Proteins encoded within one genomic window of Candidatus Aminicenantes bacterium:
- a CDS encoding ABC transporter ATP-binding protein gives MIDIRNVSKSYAKGRVKAIDDLTLTVRPGEIFGFLGPNGAGKTTTIKLIVGLLRPDSGTIAVAGWDNQRDPLKAKEVTTYVPDTPEIYERLTGLEYLNFIGDVYGVPKAERIERIREWLDVFELSSAVSSPIQSYSHGMKQKIVLIAALLPAPQVMVLDEPMVGLDARAAHHMKEMMRRHCDQGGTLFFSTHIMEVAERLCDRIGIIHKGRLIACGTMPELRALNAAEQSLESIFLELTDK, from the coding sequence ATGATCGACATCCGCAACGTCTCGAAGAGCTACGCCAAGGGTCGGGTCAAGGCCATCGACGACCTGACGCTGACCGTCCGGCCGGGCGAGATCTTCGGCTTTCTCGGCCCCAACGGCGCGGGCAAGACGACCACCATCAAGCTGATCGTCGGCCTGCTCCGGCCCGACAGCGGGACGATCGCCGTAGCCGGCTGGGACAACCAGCGCGATCCGCTGAAGGCCAAGGAAGTCACGACCTACGTGCCGGACACGCCCGAGATTTACGAGCGCCTGACCGGCCTCGAATACCTCAACTTCATCGGCGACGTCTACGGCGTGCCCAAGGCGGAGCGGATCGAGCGCATCCGCGAGTGGCTGGACGTCTTCGAGCTGTCTTCGGCCGTGTCCTCCCCCATCCAGAGCTACTCCCACGGCATGAAGCAGAAGATCGTGCTCATCGCCGCGCTTCTCCCCGCCCCCCAGGTCATGGTCCTGGACGAGCCCATGGTCGGCTTGGACGCCCGGGCCGCCCATCACATGAAGGAGATGATGCGGCGCCACTGCGATCAGGGCGGCACGCTCTTCTTCTCCACCCATATCATGGAGGTGGCCGAGCGGCTGTGCGACCGGATCGGGATCATCCACAAGGGCCGGCTGATCGCCTGCGGAACCATGCCCGAGCTGCGGGCCCTCAACGCGGCCGAGCAGTCGCTGGAATCGATCTTCCTGGAGCTGACGGACAAATGA
- a CDS encoding TonB-dependent receptor — translation MNRSTLRAVILLFLALSLAGTLSAQNPTASLRGRITDPAGKPLAGVSILILSPSFQGQADALTEGSGAFDFLALPPGVYELRADLPGHRSIVRRNILLRAGRTVELKIALEPSEVEDDAIVATPLPGIDVFSARSGIVLSSTLLEALPLHRDLRDIQAMAPGAVGEGRPFDRAVSIQGGSARGQSYVLDGASLTDPSSGFPIGNLNVDIIDQVEIISTGKPAAEEPGRGAAIHLLSKSGGNAFAGSLGFYLSGSALSSDGFDAAAVQSLTLAPSDKYLSLKDFSLNLGGPLWEDRAWYFLNVRRAFSTQPNPYDPGSRLAGLGVGDASSFDRDQSEWMFFLKATVNATEKIRYTGSFHWANLYQPVDEASFAPGTAFDATWILDHENSYATSHLVTFDLSPKVRVEVRGTYIERDVPQLSRDSLEYTSVDFSRQVTWGAAPYSIKNAFKRLSGQASITAFLDRFLGADHVFKAGGGIEQSDSTRDWWRSNPYYSLWYDWAADNPYYVDPLNKIGLLRMTAGPGAEAYWNPQDSFRRFSAFVEDGIKTGRLALNLGLRLDYSLEFMPAQSRPALSFNYAPELIAVDLGDNDLLGALIQRFTDAGVKSPFDLVTIPYKKIVEYLTLAPRAGLSFDIFGDGSTALKLSFARDYESLWTGLYGTGHLFNPQVVEWNWYDLNGDKHMDLPGTDEYVLTSAVTQDTALNMFSYVDASGVEHTVKPPRLDTFTAALEREVMADLTIGAQFTFRKTSNLISLIDTENGYDPTARDEKGLIWLPMTVTDPGRDATLGTADDKSLTVYGLRADRPTPNYRYANIPEAEQKYMAGILTFDKRLSHGWQLAGSLVLSSFKGNLGADAAASYASTSRFTDPNGLTNASGPLWLDRPFQAKIMAGVQLPYEFFLGAYFRYLSGAPYGRSLARVYFPEGYMGYGTRTPYVTVAAEASGVGREPAFSSLDLRLQRGFRIGRAGKLDLYLDVFNLFGSSALLEDADPAGVLRSDLSTPTYTVSSTYGSILSYYGVRSIRLGAKINF, via the coding sequence ATGAATAGAAGCACCCTGCGCGCCGTCATCCTCCTGTTCCTGGCCCTAAGCCTGGCGGGAACCCTTTCGGCCCAGAACCCGACCGCCTCTCTTCGGGGACGGATCACGGACCCCGCCGGGAAGCCCCTGGCCGGGGTCTCGATCCTAATCCTCAGCCCGTCCTTCCAGGGCCAAGCCGACGCCCTGACGGAGGGCAGCGGCGCGTTTGATTTTCTGGCCCTGCCCCCGGGTGTCTACGAGCTTCGGGCTGATCTGCCGGGCCATAGATCCATCGTCCGCAGAAATATCCTGCTGCGGGCGGGACGGACGGTCGAGCTCAAAATCGCCCTCGAACCTTCCGAGGTCGAGGACGACGCGATCGTCGCAACTCCCCTCCCCGGCATCGACGTCTTCTCCGCCCGAAGCGGCATCGTCCTCTCCTCCACTCTGCTGGAGGCGCTTCCCCTGCACCGCGACCTGCGCGACATCCAGGCCATGGCGCCGGGAGCCGTCGGCGAAGGCCGGCCCTTCGACCGGGCCGTCTCGATCCAGGGCGGCAGCGCGCGCGGGCAGAGCTACGTCCTCGACGGCGCCAGCCTGACCGATCCGTCTTCGGGCTTCCCCATCGGCAATCTCAACGTCGACATCATCGACCAGGTCGAGATCATCTCGACCGGCAAACCGGCCGCCGAAGAGCCGGGCCGGGGCGCCGCGATCCATCTCCTCAGCAAGTCGGGCGGCAACGCCTTCGCCGGCAGCTTGGGCTTCTACCTCTCGGGCTCGGCCCTGAGCTCGGATGGATTCGACGCCGCCGCCGTCCAAAGCTTGACGCTCGCCCCCTCGGACAAATACTTGAGCCTCAAGGATTTTTCCCTGAACCTGGGCGGGCCGCTCTGGGAAGATCGGGCCTGGTACTTTCTGAACGTGCGCCGCGCGTTCTCGACCCAGCCGAACCCCTATGACCCCGGCTCGCGCCTGGCCGGGCTGGGCGTCGGCGACGCCTCGAGCTTCGACCGCGACCAGTCCGAATGGATGTTTTTCCTTAAGGCCACCGTCAACGCCACGGAAAAGATCCGCTACACGGGCTCTTTCCATTGGGCCAACCTCTATCAACCCGTCGACGAGGCCTCCTTTGCCCCCGGCACGGCCTTCGACGCCACTTGGATCCTGGACCACGAAAACTCCTACGCCACCAGCCATCTCGTGACGTTCGACCTCTCGCCCAAGGTCCGGGTCGAGGTCCGCGGCACCTATATCGAGCGCGACGTGCCGCAGCTCTCGCGCGACAGCCTCGAGTACACGAGCGTCGATTTTTCGCGCCAGGTCACCTGGGGCGCCGCTCCCTACAGCATCAAGAACGCATTCAAGCGGTTGTCCGGCCAAGCCTCCATCACCGCCTTCCTGGATAGATTTCTCGGCGCCGACCACGTATTCAAAGCCGGCGGCGGGATCGAGCAATCCGATTCCACCCGCGATTGGTGGCGGTCCAACCCGTATTATTCGCTCTGGTATGACTGGGCGGCCGATAATCCCTACTACGTCGATCCGCTCAACAAAATCGGCCTCCTCCGCATGACCGCCGGTCCGGGAGCCGAGGCCTACTGGAATCCGCAGGACAGCTTCCGGCGCTTCTCGGCCTTCGTGGAGGACGGCATCAAGACCGGCCGCCTGGCCCTGAACCTGGGGCTGCGGTTGGACTACAGCCTGGAGTTCATGCCCGCCCAATCCAGGCCCGCTCTGAGCTTTAATTACGCACCCGAGCTGATCGCCGTCGACCTGGGCGACAACGACCTGCTGGGCGCGCTGATTCAGCGCTTCACCGACGCCGGCGTCAAATCGCCCTTCGATCTGGTGACGATTCCCTATAAGAAAATCGTGGAGTACCTGACCTTGGCGCCCCGGGCCGGCCTGTCCTTCGACATCTTCGGCGACGGGTCCACGGCCCTCAAACTCTCGTTTGCCCGGGATTACGAGTCCCTCTGGACGGGGCTTTACGGGACCGGCCACCTCTTCAATCCGCAGGTCGTCGAGTGGAACTGGTACGACCTCAACGGCGACAAGCACATGGACCTGCCCGGCACGGACGAATACGTCCTGACCTCCGCGGTCACCCAGGACACGGCCCTGAACATGTTCAGCTACGTCGACGCCTCCGGCGTCGAACACACCGTCAAGCCGCCCCGCCTGGACACGTTCACGGCGGCCCTGGAGCGCGAGGTCATGGCCGACCTCACCATCGGCGCCCAGTTCACCTTTCGTAAGACCTCGAACCTCATCTCGCTCATCGACACCGAGAACGGCTACGACCCGACGGCCCGGGACGAGAAGGGTCTCATCTGGCTGCCCATGACCGTGACCGATCCCGGCCGGGACGCCACGCTCGGCACGGCCGACGACAAGTCGCTGACGGTCTACGGACTGCGAGCCGACCGGCCGACGCCCAACTACCGGTATGCCAACATCCCCGAGGCCGAGCAGAAATACATGGCCGGCATCCTGACCTTCGACAAGCGCCTCTCGCACGGCTGGCAATTGGCCGGCTCCCTCGTCCTCAGCTCTTTCAAGGGCAATCTGGGCGCGGACGCGGCGGCCAGCTACGCCTCGACCTCTCGCTTCACCGATCCCAACGGCCTGACCAACGCCTCCGGCCCGCTCTGGCTGGACCGGCCGTTCCAGGCCAAGATCATGGCCGGCGTCCAGCTCCCCTACGAGTTCTTCCTGGGCGCGTATTTCCGGTACCTTTCGGGCGCCCCCTACGGTCGGAGCCTGGCCCGGGTCTACTTCCCGGAAGGCTACATGGGGTACGGAACACGCACGCCCTACGTGACCGTGGCGGCCGAGGCCTCGGGTGTCGGCCGCGAGCCGGCCTTCAGCAGCCTGGACCTCCGCCTCCAGCGCGGGTTCCGGATCGGCCGGGCCGGCAAGCTGGACCTCTACCTCGACGTCTTCAACCTGTTCGGCTCGAGCGCCCTGCTCGAAGACGCCGATCCGGCGGGCGTCCTGCGGTCGGACCTGTCGACGCCGACCTACACGGTCTCGTCGACGTACGGGTCCATTCTCTCCTATTACGGGGTCCGCTCGATCCGACTCGGAGCGAAAATTAATTTTTAA
- the tatA gene encoding twin-arginine translocase TatA/TatE family subunit, whose product MFGTLGPQELILILLIVVIIFGAKKLPDLGKSLGEGIKNFKGSVSGKDNNKDDDKTTPPSKD is encoded by the coding sequence CTGTTCGGAACGCTTGGTCCGCAGGAACTGATTCTCATCCTGCTCATCGTGGTCATCATCTTCGGCGCCAAAAAGCTTCCCGACCTCGGCAAGTCCCTGGGCGAAGGCATCAAGAACTTCAAGGGCTCGGTCAGCGGCAAGGACAACAACAAAGACGACGACAAGACCACTCCCCCTTCCAAGGACTGA
- a CDS encoding class I SAM-dependent methyltransferase: MQRTIEKLAGDRRRLEERFQQQVDSLKAAARAMAALEGRFSAAGEASGRKSGLFAAKPSADSAALGSALAEGTRLAAGLADSTAALLETVNALSDVRDKEWDALGNNHLSALVQGLESRVERLAAASEDAVSLSRTFVLLQDQLGRLLASLQEKHLPTPAEVGAVLEPIRDWRYTRFENRHRGSREEIRSQLERYLEYFKAGGEILDLGCGRGEFLELLRDRGFRGTGVDLNAQMVESCRGQGLQAERGDLLDTLAGRADASLDGIFSAQVIEHLPAAALERLVELAQAKLAPGGVVILETINPTSVYALVHAFYADLSHRFPVHPEALRFLLDAAGFEKTEILYSGRIEPERLDPVPGTGDAGLALNQDIDKLNRLLFGAPNYAAVARKS, translated from the coding sequence ATGCAACGGACGATCGAGAAGCTGGCCGGTGATCGGCGCCGGCTAGAGGAACGTTTCCAACAGCAAGTCGATTCCCTCAAGGCCGCGGCCCGTGCCATGGCGGCCTTGGAAGGCCGTTTTTCCGCCGCCGGCGAGGCGTCCGGCCGCAAGAGCGGCCTCTTCGCCGCAAAACCGTCCGCCGACTCCGCCGCCCTCGGCTCAGCCCTGGCCGAAGGGACGCGGCTGGCGGCGGGGCTGGCCGATTCGACGGCCGCTCTTCTGGAGACCGTCAACGCCCTCTCCGATGTCCGGGACAAGGAGTGGGACGCCCTGGGCAATAACCACTTGAGCGCTCTCGTGCAGGGCTTGGAAAGCCGGGTCGAACGCCTGGCCGCCGCCTCCGAGGACGCCGTTTCGCTGAGCCGGACGTTTGTCCTTCTGCAGGACCAGCTAGGGCGGCTGCTGGCCTCGCTCCAGGAAAAGCACCTGCCCACCCCGGCCGAGGTCGGGGCCGTGCTAGAGCCGATCCGGGACTGGCGCTACACCCGCTTCGAGAACCGCCACCGGGGCTCGCGCGAGGAGATCCGCAGCCAGCTCGAGCGTTACCTCGAATACTTTAAAGCCGGCGGCGAGATTCTCGATCTGGGATGCGGCCGCGGCGAGTTTCTGGAGCTTCTCCGCGACCGCGGCTTCCGGGGCACGGGTGTCGACCTCAACGCCCAAATGGTCGAATCCTGCCGCGGCCAAGGCCTGCAGGCCGAGCGGGGCGATCTGCTGGACACGCTGGCCGGCCGGGCCGACGCCTCGCTGGACGGAATCTTCTCCGCCCAGGTTATCGAGCATCTTCCCGCGGCCGCGCTGGAGCGCCTGGTCGAGCTGGCCCAAGCCAAGCTCGCTCCCGGCGGTGTCGTCATCCTCGAGACGATCAACCCGACCTCGGTCTACGCCCTTGTCCACGCCTTCTACGCCGACCTGTCGCATCGCTTCCCCGTCCATCCCGAAGCCCTGCGCTTCCTGCTGGACGCCGCCGGCTTCGAGAAGACGGAGATCCTCTACTCCGGCCGGATCGAGCCCGAGCGCCTGGACCCCGTCCCGGGGACCGGCGACGCCGGCCTGGCGCTCAACCAGGACATCGACAAGCTCAACCGCCTGTTGTTCGGCGCTCCCAACTACGCCGCCGTGGCGCGGAAGAGCTGA
- a CDS encoding Xaa-Pro peptidase family protein, which yields MFNRRDFLKLGGLSLALPSFLKTADGQAIAGAGLENMTAGIKPLGPEDYEARLERARVLMAANRLEAVFLGGGTNLSYFTTVSWGTSERTFGAVLNRKGRPIWVCPAFELERAKESLPAGDSVRVWEEHESPYALIGGIVRDLGGRRLGLAPNLSAFQVYGLQRDAAGIELADGAVVTDGCRGTKTAKEIAYLDLANKITKIAFREGFRQIREGMTPRDLSAAIAAAHTRLGASGGGGPQFGPNTAFPHGSRVPRTVQDGTLIMVDGGCRVEGYSSDVTRTVVFGKASDKMVKVWDIVRKSQAAALKAARPGATCESVDAAARKVIEDAGYGPGYKHFAHRVGHGIGLEGHEYPYLVKGNALKLEPGMTFSNEPGVYIYGEFGIRTEDCMVVTEDGARHLGGMEAVSLEQAFGAE from the coding sequence ATGTTCAATCGTCGCGATTTCCTGAAGCTGGGCGGTCTCTCGCTGGCGCTGCCTTCGTTTCTGAAGACGGCCGACGGTCAGGCCATTGCCGGAGCGGGGCTCGAGAACATGACGGCCGGGATTAAACCGCTCGGTCCGGAGGATTACGAGGCTCGCCTGGAGCGGGCCCGGGTTCTCATGGCCGCGAACCGTCTTGAAGCCGTGTTCTTGGGGGGCGGGACGAATCTCAGCTACTTCACTACCGTGAGCTGGGGCACCAGCGAAAGAACTTTCGGCGCCGTCCTCAACCGCAAGGGGAGGCCGATCTGGGTCTGCCCGGCCTTCGAGCTGGAGCGGGCCAAAGAGAGCCTCCCGGCGGGCGACTCGGTCCGGGTCTGGGAAGAGCACGAGAGCCCGTATGCCCTGATCGGCGGCATCGTTCGCGATCTGGGCGGCCGTCGGCTCGGCCTGGCCCCGAACTTGAGCGCCTTTCAGGTCTACGGGCTGCAGCGCGACGCGGCCGGGATCGAGCTGGCCGACGGCGCCGTCGTCACCGACGGCTGCCGGGGGACCAAGACGGCCAAGGAAATCGCCTATCTCGACCTGGCCAATAAGATCACCAAGATCGCCTTCCGGGAGGGCTTCCGCCAAATCCGCGAGGGCATGACGCCGCGCGACCTGTCCGCGGCTATCGCGGCCGCCCATACCCGGTTGGGCGCAAGCGGCGGCGGCGGGCCGCAGTTCGGGCCGAACACGGCCTTTCCTCACGGTTCGCGCGTTCCCCGCACCGTCCAGGACGGCACCCTCATCATGGTCGACGGCGGCTGCCGGGTCGAGGGATACAGCTCCGACGTTACCCGGACGGTCGTCTTCGGTAAGGCGAGCGACAAGATGGTCAAGGTCTGGGACATCGTCCGCAAGTCCCAGGCCGCGGCGCTCAAGGCCGCCCGTCCCGGCGCCACCTGCGAATCCGTGGATGCCGCCGCCCGCAAGGTCATCGAGGATGCGGGGTATGGCCCGGGCTACAAACATTTCGCCCACCGGGTCGGACACGGCATCGGGCTGGAAGGCCACGAGTACCCCTATCTGGTCAAGGGCAACGCCCTCAAGCTTGAGCCGGGCATGACCTTCTCCAACGAGCCGGGCGTCTACATCTACGGCGAGTTCGGCATCCGGACCGAGGACTGCATGGTCGTCACCGAGGACGGCGCCAGGCATTTGGGCGGCATGGAAGCTGTCTCCCTGGAGCAGGCTTTCGGCGCCGAATGA
- a CDS encoding GWxTD domain-containing protein — MRSRTLLWILLLPALFSACSVYRMEKELTPPNAEFLAKVRYLITSEERRDFLAAPDADKPAFIEAFWKRRDPDPTTEENELRVEYEIRVEAAAKLFPGEGQPGYATDRGRVYILYGPPSERQTQPSGFENQSRCSEIWFYANFPVVFVDQSCTGRYRQMTFDLTPIRELNIAELSASSKGGRPAPGILQPGSKRFDYEIELVFAERGPKRIAARLRLRLPYGGIWFTSEAKTLRTTFEVAVEVRTAGRELLFENKASFPVSLAEAELAARGGELFTMYIPVDILDEARIAKLGQGKDQLVITVVNATSKEAQKKSIDFN; from the coding sequence ATGAGGTCGAGAACCCTGCTTTGGATCCTCCTTCTTCCGGCGCTCTTCTCCGCTTGTTCGGTATACCGGATGGAGAAGGAGCTGACTCCGCCCAACGCCGAGTTCCTGGCCAAGGTCCGCTACCTGATCACTTCGGAGGAGCGGCGGGACTTCCTGGCCGCGCCGGATGCGGACAAGCCGGCCTTCATCGAGGCCTTCTGGAAGCGGCGCGACCCGGACCCGACGACCGAGGAGAACGAGCTGCGGGTGGAATATGAAATCCGGGTGGAAGCGGCGGCCAAGCTCTTCCCCGGCGAGGGCCAGCCGGGCTACGCCACCGACCGCGGCCGCGTCTACATCCTCTACGGGCCTCCCTCCGAGCGCCAGACCCAGCCATCCGGGTTCGAGAACCAGAGCCGCTGCAGCGAGATCTGGTTCTACGCCAATTTCCCGGTCGTCTTTGTCGACCAGTCGTGCACCGGCCGCTACCGCCAGATGACCTTCGACCTGACCCCGATCCGCGAGCTCAATATCGCCGAGCTCTCGGCTTCCTCCAAGGGCGGCCGTCCGGCTCCCGGCATTCTCCAGCCCGGATCCAAGCGCTTCGATTACGAGATCGAGCTGGTGTTCGCCGAGCGGGGGCCCAAGCGGATCGCGGCCCGCTTGCGGCTGCGCCTGCCGTACGGCGGCATTTGGTTCACTTCCGAGGCCAAGACCCTGCGGACGACTTTCGAGGTGGCCGTCGAAGTCCGGACCGCGGGCCGGGAGCTTCTCTTCGAGAACAAGGCGTCCTTCCCGGTCAGCCTGGCCGAGGCCGAGCTGGCGGCCCGGGGCGGGGAGCTGTTCACCATGTATATTCCCGTCGACATCCTCGACGAGGCCCGGATCGCCAAACTGGGCCAAGGCAAGGACCAGCTCGTGATCACGGTCGTCAACGCGACCTCCAAGGAAGCGCAGAAGAAGTCGATCGACTTCAATTAA
- a CDS encoding GntR family transcriptional regulator: MTDPKPILTIKSLKEQVYEHLREQLRTGGLRPGAAIDMEETSKRLGVSKTPLRDALLQLEMEGFVTILPRRKIVVNVLTLREIREFYEIIGALESAALGTAFPRLREEEVRRMEKLNAEMKAAIARDDFDLYYRKNLAFHDVFLGLSDNEGLKKTVRLLKKRLYDFPRLQGFVKEWEQASIGEHAELLALIRDGRREEAAAHIRNTHWSFAVQEKFINRYYAKASAL, encoded by the coding sequence TTGACGGACCCGAAACCCATTCTGACCATCAAATCGCTCAAGGAGCAGGTCTACGAGCATCTGCGGGAGCAGCTGCGGACGGGGGGCTTGCGCCCCGGAGCGGCCATCGACATGGAGGAGACCTCCAAGCGCCTGGGCGTGTCGAAAACGCCTCTGCGCGACGCGCTGCTCCAGCTCGAGATGGAGGGGTTCGTCACCATCCTGCCGCGCCGCAAGATCGTGGTCAACGTCCTGACCCTGCGCGAGATCCGCGAATTCTACGAGATCATCGGGGCCCTGGAGAGCGCCGCCCTGGGGACCGCCTTCCCCCGCCTAAGGGAGGAAGAGGTTCGGCGAATGGAGAAACTTAACGCCGAGATGAAGGCCGCCATCGCCCGCGACGATTTCGACCTGTATTACCGCAAGAACCTGGCTTTCCACGACGTCTTCCTCGGGCTCTCGGACAACGAGGGCTTGAAAAAGACGGTCAGGCTGCTGAAGAAGCGGCTGTACGACTTCCCCCGACTTCAGGGCTTCGTTAAGGAATGGGAGCAGGCCTCGATCGGCGAGCACGCCGAGCTTCTAGCCCTGATCCGCGACGGCCGGCGCGAAGAGGCGGCGGCCCATATCCGAAACACCCACTGGTCGTTCGCCGTGCAGGAGAAATTTATCAACCGGTACTACGCCAAGGCCAGCGCCCTCTAG
- a CDS encoding ROK family protein, giving the protein MAVFAGFDLGGTRLKCGLVDERGGLLYKTQEPTPATADGFFALVESMWAGLRQRAGEPIRAAGFGLPGIFDLASRRILESPHTGGLDGIEIEAVLERLLGVPVRADNDANLAAFGEWRHGAGRGVANLILLTIGTGIGAGIIADGKLLRGARGYAGEVGHMSIRPDGEPCACGGRGCLETEASARAIIRRYREAAGADGPLTAEEIQALATAGDDKARMAIAESARCLGLGLGILINLLNPEKILLGGGVLGAGDDIIRPAAEEASRRSFKNAYKACRIERAALANEAGIIGAAAWAAEPAAGIDSSRGND; this is encoded by the coding sequence ATGGCCGTCTTCGCCGGATTCGACCTCGGGGGCACGAGGCTCAAGTGCGGACTGGTCGATGAGCGAGGCGGGCTCCTGTACAAGACGCAGGAGCCGACGCCCGCCACCGCCGACGGGTTCTTCGCCCTGGTCGAATCGATGTGGGCCGGGTTGCGGCAGCGGGCCGGGGAGCCGATCCGGGCCGCCGGCTTCGGCCTGCCCGGAATCTTCGATCTGGCCAGCCGCCGCATCCTGGAATCCCCCCACACCGGCGGCCTCGACGGCATCGAGATCGAGGCGGTCCTGGAGCGGCTCCTGGGCGTGCCCGTCCGGGCCGACAACGACGCCAACCTGGCCGCTTTCGGCGAATGGCGGCACGGCGCCGGACGCGGGGTCGCGAACCTGATCCTATTGACAATCGGGACAGGGATCGGGGCCGGGATCATCGCGGACGGAAAGCTCCTTCGGGGAGCACGCGGCTACGCCGGGGAAGTCGGCCATATGTCGATCCGCCCCGACGGCGAGCCCTGCGCCTGCGGCGGGCGCGGCTGCCTGGAGACCGAGGCATCGGCGCGGGCGATCATCCGCCGGTATCGGGAAGCCGCGGGGGCCGACGGACCGCTCACGGCCGAGGAAATCCAAGCTCTTGCGACCGCCGGGGACGATAAGGCCCGTATGGCCATTGCAGAATCGGCTCGCTGCTTGGGCCTCGGACTCGGCATCCTGATCAACCTCCTTAACCCGGAAAAAATCCTTCTCGGGGGAGGCGTTCTGGGCGCCGGGGACGACATCATCCGGCCGGCAGCCGAGGAAGCCTCCAGAAGAAGTTTTAAAAATGCATATAAGGCCTGCCGAATCGAGCGGGCCGCCCTGGCCAACGAGGCCGGGATTATCGGCGCAGCCGCCTGGGCCGCCGAGCCGGCGGCTGGAATAGATTCAAGTCGAGGCAACGATTGA